attaaaagaatatatatatatacttaaaaaaagtaattttttgtaaataaaattaatgataagtTGTGATTTTTAGGTGCATAGAACGACCTTTGGAAGCTAGTATGTATGTGTCAAACAACAGTGTAAACGTAATTACAAATCTCCAGGAAGCCATGAATTTTCTCCAAGCAGAACTACTCGACAAACAGCTCCGTGATGACTTTGAGGCCAAAATCAAAGATTTCTTATGCATTAACAAGAACCTGGAAGGCAAATCGATGGAAGTACAGAGAGATGTAGTGCACGAATTGTATGCAGATTGTATGGCaacattattgaaaaatactaCATTGAGAGAGAAGATTTCGGATGACAAGCATTATCACTGGAACATCAGAGTGTCGTTAGAGACATATATTCTATATGCATTGAGAAACGTGCTGCTGAGATCATTGTCCGCTTGTACCATCGTAGAAGACGCCTGCTTAAATAAGATCATCAGAAATCTAGACGAGATCCAACTGAGTGATCTCAGAGTACGGTCGGATTTACAATCTCGCGTTCATGGTGGAAAAATAGAACTGTCGCGATTGGACTGCCTCGTGACTGTGTTGGGTAAGATCGAGTGTCTTAGAAGAACAGTAAATTACGTGTCGCGCGGCACGTCGTCCGTCTCGTCGGACGATCTTTTACCGGTGCTTGTATTTCTCATCATCAAAGCTGGTCTACCGAACTGGACGGCGCAGTTATACTTCATGAGACACTTCCGTCTTTCTATGAATTCCGCTCACGAGACGGACGAAGCCGGTTTTCTGATAACGTCACTGGAAGCTGCGATAGAGCACATCAAATCCGAAACGATCTGCAACGGTGACAAATGTGCGAATAATTCAGACATGTACGGTCAATTGATAAGTCAATCGGAACGCTCGTCCATTAATTATCTGTTTGCATGTATCAAGAACGGCAATCTGTCCGAGGTTGAAAGGATATTGGCCTTCAACGGGACCAGCCAGGCCGACGACGTCGCGCTCTGCCATCCTTTATGCACCTGTGCGTCCTGCGAGCGAAACTGGGTGAAGCATCGAGATCTGAACGTATATTCCAAGGACGACAAGGGTTTGACGCCGCTGCACGTCGCGGTGCAGTACGATCAGATAGTGATCGTGGACTTCCTTCTCGACCGCGAGATGGATATAAACGCCGCCGACTCGGATGGCCTGACGGCCCTTCATCACGCGTGCATCAAGGGCCATCAGAACATTCTACTGCTGTTGCTGCATGCAAACGCGAATCCTACGGTGACGGACTCGCGAGGCAACACGCCGCTGCACCTGACCGTGGACCGCGGTCACGAGAGCTGCGTGAAGGCGCTGCTGTACCTGTCGGAACACATTAAGGTGCCGGTCAATGCGAACGCCGCGAACGACAACGGCGATGCGCCGCTGCATCTTGCTGCCCGTTGGGGCTATTGCGCGATCGTTCGCATTCTCTTGGAATACGGCGCGAACTGCGGGCTGAGCAATAAGAAAGGCCAGACGCCGCTGACGGTGACATACAGCGAGAACATCGCCGAGCTACTCAGATGCGACACAATGACGGGCGGTATCTCGCCGCAGCATACCTTTGTGAAATCTCGTCGGTCCTTTCACCAACGTCACTGGACCGCATCTGACAGCAAAGATTCGTCGCATTCTAAGAGCTACGCCAGCGCGATGCAGCACCGCATGATGGACAAACTGCTCGCCGCTATAGTCGACGGTGACATATGCCTGGCGTGTTATTACTTGGGGCTGGAAGTCTATCGCGAACGGCCGCCAGGTGTTCGCGCAAGCCTGTGTCATCATCCACTGTGCGACTGCGAGCGTTGTTCGGCGATCGGCGAGTGCAAGCTAGAGCGCAAGGGCCGGCAGCGCGTGCTCACGATCAACGCCTGCAACGACCTCGGCGAGACGGCGTTGCACGTGGCGAGCACGACCGGTCGCACGAAGATGGTGCAGCTGTTGCTGGACGCCGGCGCGAATGTGAACGTAGCGACCAAACCGGATGATCGCACCCCGCTGCATCTGGCCTGCTTCAACGATCGCATCGACGCGGCAAGACTGTTGCTCAACTGTGCGACCTGCGACGTCGACGCGAAAGATCACAACGGCGACACGCCGTTGCATCTGGCGACCGTTGCCGGCAACGAGAAGCTCGTCGCCCTGTTGATTAGATACGGCGCCAACACCAACGCCCGCAATTTGCAGAACAAGACTCCGCTGACGCAAGTGGAGGAAAAGCTTACCGTCGCCTTCCGCGCAAATTATGCCAACATACTGAAGATCCTGAAACAAAATTCCGCGCAGTCAGCTGGCGATTAATTGATATACAAGCCGTTCGGCTTatacgttaattaatttttctctactTACCTCATAGATTGTGTCTTGCTCTTGAAGTAACTTAACGTATTTCTCCAAGTGATATTCTATTTCATATTCCATGCAATTGATGGAgaagaaatgtatattttttttttactacttGTACCAGTATACTGAAGATTCCAAAGCAATACTCTGCACAAACGGAAagcaattaatttctattctagGATTAagaagttatttattttttttcgtaccatgtatttttttatatatggtaGCTTGCATGAATTGtcaggaaaaatatatataaagatatataatataattctaacATAATTTCGTCCATTGTGATTTAGTTCTGTCTAAAGATTGAGTAATGaatcaaattacaattttaaaactaGATTTCATGTAAAATGTCTCAAAATATGTCTCAAAGCTCTCTCTTAtgagattgtttttttttaagaattgcTCGTACAATTTCTATacgtaatacaaattgtatatgtaatatcgtATAATGAATGAGCAATATTAGTgtgataacaatattattaattaagagaTGAATGAGTGCAATTGTATAATTAGTCagattagttttatatattttatatataattgagagaattgtagaaaaatatatatatttaaagcagTGACATTCATAACTTATTCGTTTtgtatgaaacaaaatatatgcatatatgaaTTCCtacaatttctattttatttgtgtaatttagACACTCTGCcttgaaaataagaaaaatgtgaGTGTAGCTTTGCCATCATTAATCGATACTGGTGAACATTTATCATGTTAGTTTTAATCAGTAATTCCGTGGTAAATgctagaaaataattacattgcgTGTAGCATTagttaataaaacaaattgcaatttacgttaattattacgtaaagtgataaaaacattttagcgataatacgaataatatgaaaacaatttaGCCAGTTTAACCTCCAAATGCGTCAGCTGACGAGTAAGAGAACGATGTGCAATTGAACTTTTCATCGCGAAATTTCTAAAGAAGAAGGATATTTGACAagcaattttgcaaaaaattgaaattaaatatttaaagaaatttttcgaattgaTTGTTGTGAATTGACGAAACAACAGGTAAGATTATTCATATTAGTTTCGATATTTGTTGGTTATCTCACCGGTATTTGTTTGTCACCGCGAGTATTGCATCATTAAGATTGGtcttgtaattatttcactaaCTGGCATTCCTAATTCATTTTCCCGAGTATTCGCTATTctgaaatttgcatttaactccttcttttacataatacagatttttttctctcaatgtagagatgaatattattatattttaaagtggAATGTCTGTCAGTGATCATGTATGCTGTTGTCAaagattttgatataatttaaatcgatTTACAATTATTCAAGAGAGATTGGTAAGTATTGTTATATCTAAAACATTATTTGAGGCTGTcatctcttcttctctctctctctctctctctctctctctcttctctctctctctctctcttctcttcatATTATTCTTAGCATAAAATTCATGATCTTTAATTGTACAGTTGACATACTGCTTATGCTATTTTCAGATACAATTTGTCGCTCTGCTACTTCAAAATTGAGACACCAAAATGCTGAGGCTATTGAAATTATCAAGAAGCTCTCCTTTAAGGAACACAGCTTTGCAGCAGTATCTCACAAGTCGTACTATTCATTCGTCGACAAACGCTGCATCGAGTGCTTTGCCCTCGAAAAGGCAACAGGTGCAAGATGAAGTGAGTAAATTCAAGAAGGGCGAAGTTCTTCACGGCTTTATGGTGGACGAGGTGTCAAAGATAGACGAATTATTCCTTACTGCGGTGAGACTGACGCATATGAGCACAGGAGCGCAGTATGTGCACTTGGCCAGAGACGACACGAACAACGTATTCTCTATTGGATTTCGCACGACTCCCATGGACTCGACAGGGCTGCCGCACATTCTGGAGCACACCACTTTGTGCGGCAGCGAGCGGTATCCTTGCAGAGACCCGTTCTTCAAGATGCTGAGGAGATCTCTGGCGACGTTCATGAACGCCATGACCGGTCCGGACTACACCATATATCCGTTCTCAACGCAGAACCTGAAGGACTACCGCAATCTGCAGTCGGTTTACTTGGACTCCGTCTTCAAGCCGAATCTGCGCGAACTGGACTTCCGGCAGGAGGGCTGGAGGCTGGAGCACACGGACGTCAACGATCAGAGCTCGCCTGTGATATTCAAAGGTGTGGTTTTCAACGAGATGAAGGGCGTCTTCAACGACAATCAGGCGATTCTGGCGGAGCGTCTGCTGAATTCCATTCTGCCGAGCCACACGTACTCCGTGATCTCCGGTGGCGATCCTCTCGTCATACCGAATCTGCAGTACGTCGATCTTCTCAACTTCCACGCCAAGTACTATCATCCCTCGAATTCGCGCTTCTACTCGTACGGCAATTTCCCGCTGGAGGAGCACCTGAAGTTCGTCAACGATCGGTACCTCTTCTTGTCCGATAGAATAGACGCTTCCATGTCGGAAGTGCCGGCGGAGAAGCGTTGGAGTGAGATCAGGAAGGAGCATGTGGCGTGCAGGCCGGATCCGCTGCTCGCGGACCCCAGCAGAAACGGCACCATCGCCATCGCGCATCTGTGCAACGACATCACCGACATACAGACGACTTTCGAGATGTACGTGCTGTCGCAGCTGCTGCTCAGAGGCCCGAACTCGGCGTTCTACAAGTCTCTAGTCGAGTCGAATTTAGGCACCGGCTTCGGACCGGTCACCGGTTACGATTCGCAATGCAGAGACACGATGTTCATCGTGAGCCTGCAAGGCGTGAAGCCTGAGAACTTCGAGAAGGTGGAGAGTATCTTCGACAACACCGTGCGGAAAGTCATCGAGGAGGGATTCGAGAAGGATCACGTTGAAGCCGTCCTGCACGGCATCGAACTCCAGGTGAAGCATCAAACGTCCAACTTCGGCCTGAACTTGCTCTTCAACCTGACGTCACTGTGGAATCACAACGGCGACTTGGTGCAAGCGTTGAGGATCAACGAAGCGATGAAGGAGCTCACGTCGCGGATGAGAGAGGATCCCAAGTACTTGCAGAGCATAATCGAGACTTATCTCGGAAACAACAAGCACAGGTTGACGCTAACGATGTCGCCCGACGAGCAGTACGAGCGAAGTAAAGCGCTCGCCGAGCAGGAATTGTTGAAGACGAAACTCGAGGAGCTTTCCACGGCGGAGAGAGAGCAGATATATGTTAACGGAAAGATCCTGCTCGCCGAGCAGCAGAAGAAAGAGGACGTCGGGGTCCTGCCGACGCTAAAGATAGACGACCTGAAGGCCGACGTGGAGAGATACAAAATGTCTGATTTGCAAGTAGCTGGCGTGCCTGTTCAGGTGTCCGTGCAGCCGACGAACGGCGTCTCCTATTATCGAGGAATACTCAACACGCGGGAGCTGCCGGCCGAGCTGAAGCAACTGATACCGCTGTTCAATTACGTCGTCGCGAAGATGGGCACGCGGAACTACGACTACAGGAGCTTCGACCAGATGATGCAGCTGAAGACCGGCGGTCTGCACTTCTCGAATCACGTCGCCGAGCACAAGGAGAGCGAGCTGCGATACGAGGAGGGCATCCTCGTGGACTCGTACTGCCTGGACCGCAACTCGAACGACATGTGGACGCTGTGGACGGAGCTGTTCAACAACGTCAAGCTGACCGACCTGCCGCGTTTCGAGACGCTCGTGAAGATGAACGCGGCCGACTTGATCAACGGCGTCTCGCACGCCGGCCACTTGTACGCGATGAGCAGCGCCGCGAGCCTGGTCTCGCCGGTCGCGCGGGCCAAGGAAAGCCTCTCGGGGCTGCAGTACGTGGCGAGGATGAAGAGAGTGGCGCAGATACGCGATCTCACCAGTTTGATGCACAGTATGCAGGAGATAGCCGACGGCGTCCTGAACAAGGAGCGCCTGCGATCGGCCGTCAACCTGTCCGAGGAGCGCAAGGACAGCGTTCTCGACGGCATCCGCGCGTTCTACGAGTCGCTGACGGGTCGCCCGGAGAATTCCCACGTCATCACCAGCGATCGGAGCGCCGAGACCAGGGAAAGCGGCAACCACCACGTGCTGCCGTACACGGTCAACTATTGCTCGAAAGCCATCCTGACGGTTCCTTACACGAATCCGGATTACGCCGCGTTGCGCGTGCTCTCCAAGCTGATCAGCTCGGTGTACCTGCACCCGGAGATCCGCGAGAAAGGCGGGGCTTACGGCGGAGGCGCCAAACTGACGTCGGAGGGAATCTTCTCCTTCTACTCGTACAGAGATCCGAACTCCACCCGCACTTTCGACCTGTTCGACAAGACGTACGACTTTTTAATCGGGTACGCGCTGCCGCAGAGCGACATAGACGAAGCGAAGCTGGGCGTCTTCCAGCAGATCGACGCTCCCGTGCCGCCCAGCAATCGCGGCATGACGAGATTCACGCACGGCATCACGGACGACGATCTTCAGAGACAGCGGCAACAGCTCAAGAGCGTGACCAAGGAGCAACTGCTGCACGTGGCTGCCAAGTATCTAAAGCCCGACCAGGACGGCGCCAGAGTCGGCCGCGCGCTTATCGGACCTGCGAATCCCGACATCTCGAATAGGCACACGGAAAATTGGCTGGTGCTGAATCAGGAGGAAGCGGATCAAGCGCGAGCTTCTGAATAAATGTTACTTATTTTTGTTACCTTCATAACGAAGCGCGTTTCGCTTTACGTTCAACTGTGCAAATCGTGTCGTCAGGCGTAGCATTCCAACTACGTTTGATATGTTTACAAAGTAttagaaattgataaaatagcgTTACTCaatgatatatttgttaaaaattgtaatttatgctattttgtataataaagatGTGTCCCCGGCAAAAGGgatgtaaaaaataagtgCTGCTTCATCAATCTTCCTGATTTTCGTCCTGTCCCTGTCGAATCGCCCATGTCCACACACTTGAAGCacgtgaaaatatatttttttttcttaaacagATGGACGTCGATGCTgaaaagaaatactttttcgAAGCGTTGTGCTTATTTCACGAAACGCAGTGGCTTCACAATATACCTGTAATCGAGATATTGACTCGAGCGTCTTTGGACGCAATTCCTAAAGAATGGATGGAGCACTTGCAAACTTTGGAAAATGACGAACTCAATAATTTCGTGGTGGAAAAAACAATaaaggtaaataaaaaaatattctacaaagaaattattattgtgattGTTGAGACAAATTGCTCCACATTTTAGTCGGAATGGCCGGATTCGTTGAAAGCATATGTTGACAAATGCGAAAAAATCAATAAGCTGCCGCTCGTACCTGCGTTACCATCCATAGAATTGCCGCAAAGTTTCAGGACGGGCCTCAGCCTGAAGAAGCAACACGAAATAATGCATTTAGCCCACTTAGTGCACACGCAATGCAAATCGCACGATGTACAGACGATTATTGATCTGGGCGCAGGTTTGGTACGCTTTTGAAGATCGAAAACGTCAAATTTCCTCTCTTATActgcaattattattgtataattattattgtataatttttttctaggGATACGTATGCCAAATGTTACATTGTCTGCACGGTTATCGAATCCTGGGACTGGAAAGAGACAAGGAAAATGTTGACAGAGCTTGCTATAGAcaggaaaaattatattccgaTTCATTGACTAAGATCAAATACGTCCAGTGCGAAGTGACGTGCGACTCCGCCGATGCGATAGAATCCATCTTGCAGCGAGAGTTTCCCGGCGTTACGGATGCATGTTTAATTGGGCTGCACGCCTGCGGAGATCTCAGCACAAGCGCATCGAGAGTCTTCTGCGAGATGAAATCTGTTAAACTCCTCGTCCTGATCTCCTGCTGTTACCATAAACTTTCGATTTCCAAGAGTGTGCAGACTCCGTTGCGGGAGAAACAATACTTCCATAACTTTCCTACGTCTAATTGTCTGCGAGAAACAATCGCGACGTACAATCTTGACATCGGCCAATTCTTAAGAGCACCCTTCTTACGATTGGCGTGTCAAGAATCGGCGGACAAGTGGCGCGGCATGTCCGAAGAGAAGCACAACGAGCATTCCTTTCACGTTCTCGCCAGAGCCGTGCTCGAGTTGTATTCGCGTCAAAGTAAGTGCTCGATATAACatgatttatgtataaaatctGTAAACTGATATATTTTAGACAATCTCATTCTCAAGAAAAAGGTTCGAAAAGG
Above is a genomic segment from Linepithema humile isolate Giens D197 chromosome 6, Lhum_UNIL_v1.0, whole genome shotgun sequence containing:
- the LOC105671393 gene encoding presequence protease, mitochondrial gives rise to the protein MLRLLKLSRSSPLRNTALQQYLTSRTIHSSTNAASSALPSKRQQVQDEVSKFKKGEVLHGFMVDEVSKIDELFLTAVRLTHMSTGAQYVHLARDDTNNVFSIGFRTTPMDSTGLPHILEHTTLCGSERYPCRDPFFKMLRRSLATFMNAMTGPDYTIYPFSTQNLKDYRNLQSVYLDSVFKPNLRELDFRQEGWRLEHTDVNDQSSPVIFKGVVFNEMKGVFNDNQAILAERLLNSILPSHTYSVISGGDPLVIPNLQYVDLLNFHAKYYHPSNSRFYSYGNFPLEEHLKFVNDRYLFLSDRIDASMSEVPAEKRWSEIRKEHVACRPDPLLADPSRNGTIAIAHLCNDITDIQTTFEMYVLSQLLLRGPNSAFYKSLVESNLGTGFGPVTGYDSQCRDTMFIVSLQGVKPENFEKVESIFDNTVRKVIEEGFEKDHVEAVLHGIELQVKHQTSNFGLNLLFNLTSLWNHNGDLVQALRINEAMKELTSRMREDPKYLQSIIETYLGNNKHRLTLTMSPDEQYERSKALAEQELLKTKLEELSTAEREQIYVNGKILLAEQQKKEDVGVLPTLKIDDLKADVERYKMSDLQVAGVPVQVSVQPTNGVSYYRGILNTRELPAELKQLIPLFNYVVAKMGTRNYDYRSFDQMMQLKTGGLHFSNHVAEHKESELRYEEGILVDSYCLDRNSNDMWTLWTELFNNVKLTDLPRFETLVKMNAADLINGVSHAGHLYAMSSAASLVSPVARAKESLSGLQYVARMKRVAQIRDLTSLMHSMQEIADGVLNKERLRSAVNLSEERKDSVLDGIRAFYESLTGRPENSHVITSDRSAETRESGNHHVLPYTVNYCSKAILTVPYTNPDYAALRVLSKLISSVYLHPEIREKGGAYGGGAKLTSEGIFSFYSYRDPNSTRTFDLFDKTYDFLIGYALPQSDIDEAKLGVFQQIDAPVPPSNRGMTRFTHGITDDDLQRQRQQLKSVTKEQLLHVAAKYLKPDQDGARVGRALIGPANPDISNRHTENWLVLNQEEADQARASE
- the LOC105671395 gene encoding methyltransferase-like protein 25B isoform X1; translation: MDVDAEKKYFFEALCLFHETQWLHNIPVIEILTRASLDAIPKEWMEHLQTLENDELNNFVVEKTIKSEWPDSLKAYVDKCEKINKLPLVPALPSIELPQSFRTGLSLKKQHEIMHLAHLVHTQCKSHDVQTIIDLGAGLGYVCQMLHCLHGYRILGLERDKENVDRACYRQEKLYSDSLTKIKYVQCEVTCDSADAIESILQREFPGVTDACLIGLHACGDLSTSASRVFCEMKSVKLLVLISCCYHKLSISKSVQTPLREKQYFHNFPTSNCLRETIATYNLDIGQFLRAPFLRLACQESADKWRGMSEEKHNEHSFHVLARAVLELYSRQNNLILKKKVRKGTRKSQCSNFQTYIKDSLLRYDLMSNIAPGAKLTGKVSTRDELEKSITQTWEEQNGKLRSVEIYTGLQMMLQLPAESLILRDRLCWLHEQGLQAVIVPVMNKCVSPRSYAIVSHKR
- the LOC105671394 gene encoding ankyrin repeat domain-containing protein 27-like translates to MNAEYDEDLSENQFLQELRNEYEATLERAIHESWIICIPRSRSFVNRKFEEDEVNAHILIPRQDLSVGRFDSLSGREIRLLDKVLTIKYDDAEQYSSRLLFEEIFYSKDLRKYCIWCIERPLEASMYVSNNSVNVITNLQEAMNFLQAELLDKQLRDDFEAKIKDFLCINKNLEGKSMEVQRDVVHELYADCMATLLKNTTLREKISDDKHYHWNIRVSLETYILYALRNVLLRSLSACTIVEDACLNKIIRNLDEIQLSDLRVRSDLQSRVHGGKIELSRLDCLVTVLGKIECLRRTVNYVSRGTSSVSSDDLLPVLVFLIIKAGLPNWTAQLYFMRHFRLSMNSAHETDEAGFLITSLEAAIEHIKSETICNGDKCANNSDMYGQLISQSERSSINYLFACIKNGNLSEVERILAFNGTSQADDVALCHPLCTCASCERNWVKHRDLNVYSKDDKGLTPLHVAVQYDQIVIVDFLLDREMDINAADSDGLTALHHACIKGHQNILLLLLHANANPTVTDSRGNTPLHLTVDRGHESCVKALLYLSEHIKVPVNANAANDNGDAPLHLAARWGYCAIVRILLEYGANCGLSNKKGQTPLTVTYSENIAELLRCDTMTGGISPQHTFVKSRRSFHQRHWTASDSKDSSHSKSYASAMQHRMMDKLLAAIVDGDICLACYYLGLEVYRERPPGVRASLCHHPLCDCERCSAIGECKLERKGRQRVLTINACNDLGETALHVASTTGRTKMVQLLLDAGANVNVATKPDDRTPLHLACFNDRIDAARLLLNCATCDVDAKDHNGDTPLHLATVAGNEKLVALLIRYGANTNARNLQNKTPLTQVEEKLTVAFRANYANILKILKQNSAQSAGD
- the LOC105671395 gene encoding methyltransferase-like protein 25B isoform X2; this encodes MDVDAEKKYFFEALCLFHETQWLHNIPVIEILTRASLDAIPKEWMEHLQTLENDELNNFVVEKTIKSEWPDSLKAYVDKCEKINKLPLVPALPSIELPQSFRTGLSLKKQHEIMHLAHLVHTQCKSHDVQTIIDLGAGLGYVCQMLHCLHGYRILGLERDKENVDRACYRQEKLYSDSLTKIKYVQCEVTCDSADAIESILQREFPGVTDACLIGLHACGDLSTSASRVFCEMKSVKLLVLISCCYHKLSISKSVQTPLREKQYFHNFPTSNCLRETIATYNLDIGQFLRAPFLRLACQESADKWRGMSEEKHNEHSFHVLARAVLELYSRQNNLILKKKVRKGTRKSQCSNFQTYIKDSLLRYDLMSNIAPGAKLTGN